Proteins from a single region of Dyadobacter fanqingshengii:
- a CDS encoding winged helix-turn-helix transcriptional regulator, with product MYERKTTPNLNCGLDLIGEVLYGKWKIRLLWFIDQGYQRPSELQRKIPDASRRVLNIQLKELEDHELVTRKIYPVVPPKVEYSLTDFGKTLIPVIATLGQWSDEHEERLRNVILRHVVSSDIDVPKS from the coding sequence ATGTATGAAAGAAAGACAACACCAAACCTGAATTGCGGACTTGACCTGATCGGTGAAGTGCTTTATGGCAAATGGAAAATCCGCTTGCTGTGGTTTATTGACCAGGGTTATCAACGCCCAAGCGAACTGCAACGCAAAATCCCCGACGCTTCCCGCAGGGTTCTGAATATCCAATTGAAAGAATTGGAAGATCATGAACTGGTTACAAGGAAAATTTATCCCGTCGTACCGCCAAAAGTAGAATACAGCCTTACTGATTTTGGAAAAACGTTAATCCCCGTGATTGCCACATTGGGGCAATGGAGCGATGAACACGAAGAGCGGTTGCGGAATGTGATTTTGAGGCATGTTGTAAGTTCTGATATTGACGTACCCAAAAGCTGA
- a CDS encoding SDR family oxidoreductase, producing MEQFNFNNELSAKIALVTGGTKGAGRAIAERLLQAGATVIITARNAPEEQNEKLHFISADLSKADGSQKVVSEVLSAYGRLDILVNNLGSSSTPAGGFAVLSDEDWESTLQANLLAPVRLDRGFLPQMIDRKSGVIIHIASIQGILPLYDSTLPYAAAKAALRNYSKSLSNGVASSGVRVLTVSPGWINTTASEAWLGELARNANSTVEEAQQGVMDALGGIPFGRPAQPEEVAEFVGFLVSPRASYLTGTEYVIDGGTVPTI from the coding sequence ATGGAACAGTTTAATTTCAACAATGAATTATCAGCCAAGATTGCTTTGGTAACAGGGGGTACAAAAGGAGCCGGAAGAGCAATTGCAGAAAGGCTTTTACAAGCTGGCGCAACCGTTATTATTACCGCAAGGAACGCACCGGAAGAGCAAAACGAGAAGTTGCATTTCATTTCCGCTGATTTAAGTAAGGCAGACGGATCACAAAAGGTCGTAAGCGAGGTGCTATCCGCTTATGGAAGGCTGGATATTCTGGTAAACAATCTTGGATCGTCATCAACGCCTGCCGGTGGATTTGCTGTATTGAGTGATGAAGATTGGGAATCAACGCTGCAAGCTAATTTGCTTGCCCCGGTTCGGCTGGACAGAGGATTTTTACCACAAATGATTGATCGAAAAAGTGGTGTTATCATTCACATCGCTTCCATACAGGGCATACTGCCTTTGTACGATTCAACTTTGCCATACGCAGCCGCAAAAGCAGCATTGAGAAACTACAGTAAAAGCTTATCCAACGGGGTTGCGTCTTCAGGTGTTCGCGTGCTGACTGTTTCCCCAGGCTGGATTAATACGACAGCATCAGAAGCCTGGCTGGGCGAACTTGCAAGAAATGCAAATAGTACAGTAGAAGAAGCGCAACAAGGTGTAATGGATGCATTAGGAGGAATACCGTTCGGAAGACCTGCCCAACCAGAAGAAGTGGCTGAATTTGTTGGCTTTTTGGTTTCGCCAAGAGCGAGTTACCTCACAGGGACAGAATATGTCATTGACGGCGGAACTGTACCCACTATTTAA
- a CDS encoding nuclear transport factor 2 family protein, whose amino-acid sequence MNLPKAVADLVETQNNFDSVAYANCFSETAVVFDEGKTHNGKKEIERWIADSNERYKATIKPVGFEEKETESLLMAETSGNFEGSPIVLSYHLEIVDELIQSLKVTG is encoded by the coding sequence ATGAACTTACCAAAGGCAGTTGCCGATTTAGTAGAAACGCAAAACAACTTTGATAGCGTTGCATACGCAAATTGTTTTTCTGAAACAGCCGTAGTTTTCGATGAAGGAAAAACGCACAACGGAAAAAAAGAAATAGAGCGTTGGATAGCGGATTCTAACGAGCGATACAAGGCGACAATAAAGCCTGTCGGCTTTGAAGAAAAAGAAACGGAAAGCCTTTTGATGGCAGAAACTTCGGGAAATTTTGAAGGAAGCCCTATTGTATTAAGCTATCATTTGGAAATAGTTGATGAATTGATTCAGTCGTTGAAAGTCACAGGATAA
- a CDS encoding SDR family NAD(P)-dependent oxidoreductase — MKIQFSSIVGSIGLSSDPNVIYGQVNFMGYSASKAALNMITAAFAKELGPFGIKVYAVEPGHIRTELNDNTGTLSTQEGAAVPIKYATMNLEAANGGFFGPNGVLPW; from the coding sequence GTGAAAATCCAGTTCAGTAGTATTGTTGGCTCTATCGGCCTGAGCTCAGATCCTAATGTTATTTATGGACAAGTCAATTTCATGGGCTACTCGGCTTCAAAAGCAGCACTGAATATGATCACTGCCGCTTTTGCCAAGGAACTTGGCCCTTTCGGTATAAAGGTATATGCTGTCGAACCTGGGCACATTCGGACTGAGCTCAACGATAATACAGGAACGCTAAGTACGCAGGAAGGCGCAGCAGTGCCCATAAAGTATGCAACTATGAACTTGGAAGCTGCTAACGGAGGCTTTTTCGGGCCTAATGGGGTACTCCCCTGGTAG
- a CDS encoding dihydrofolate reductase family protein has product MRKIITNTFMTLDGVMQAPGGPDEDTNSGFEYGGWSVTQWDHIMNEAMIEAMKDPYDLLLGRVTYEIFAAHWPLLKDDPTADLFNRINKYVATKSLATATWENTVLLNQNTIDQIKSLKSTDGIDLQVHGSANLIQSLLHQGLIDQMNIWIYPLVIGKGKRLFGDGTVPSNFKLVKHAISTTGVIITSFEQNGRIPIGSFAS; this is encoded by the coding sequence ATGAGAAAAATTATTACAAACACCTTCATGACATTAGACGGTGTAATGCAGGCTCCGGGCGGCCCAGATGAAGATACCAATAGTGGATTTGAATATGGTGGCTGGTCGGTAACACAATGGGATCACATCATGAACGAGGCAATGATCGAAGCTATGAAGGACCCATATGACCTTTTATTAGGCCGTGTTACGTATGAAATTTTTGCGGCCCATTGGCCATTGCTAAAAGATGATCCCACAGCTGACTTGTTTAACCGGATCAACAAATATGTTGCGACAAAATCATTGGCTACCGCAACGTGGGAAAATACTGTGTTGCTCAATCAAAATACAATTGACCAGATAAAAAGCCTTAAGTCAACCGATGGCATTGACTTGCAAGTACATGGTAGCGCCAACCTGATTCAATCTTTGCTGCACCAGGGACTTATTGATCAAATGAATATCTGGATTTATCCCCTTGTTATTGGAAAAGGGAAAAGACTTTTTGGGGACGGCACGGTGCCATCTAACTTCAAACTTGTCAAACATGCAATCTCGACTACCGGTGTAATCATTACATCCTTTGAACAAAATGGAAGGATACCAATCGGTTCATTCGCTTCTTAG
- a CDS encoding outer membrane beta-barrel family protein, giving the protein MKKFAGYTSFLVLLLFFDFLPRFSIAQEMVDTHVSGVILDEKQQPLPFAAIILKALHDSTVIKTALSEIDGKFTLLNVPTGVFMLEITMLGYETYRKEIESVAVARANELGDIQLKPATKNLSAVIITGQKPFIEQRADKIVINLNDQLAGGSSLMEVMDRLPGIQVNPDNMVYLNGRNVRIYIDGKPTPLSADALAGLLRGMSATSIERVELIARPSSKYDASASGGIINIVRKRGSREGLRGNAYGGGGFGRYAKYSGGFNLNFKTGKYNLLLNTDYNFNKYFVDNYILATPAGEPGIISGGTESLIKSVRQMNNITPSIGLDLYLTKKTTLSFAVTNALQLFKKNAFSEMMNLDEKSLASNFDNRVKTKMNNFSSGLHLLHQMDTLGKELTVDLDYYRNVNYSDQHNTERVFSQGRDELRRTFFDQNNAFDVYSAKADLTIPLKHKAQMESGFKSSYVETYNRNVLYDINGSKLIPNDSQSDLYRYSESIHALYTTFHQELKKLSYQLGLRVEGTWNSGRQLQSSQRFSQNYIQLFPTVFFDYKVTEKHSFIVSFDKKTNRPTYENMNPLLRIVNANNFVQGNPNLRPVSSYNGSATLAYRNALFVTANFGIDFRDFTYFAFQNERGDSTVTRPVNNRYTQTVSLITAYNRQIKPWWYTSTNINLRKLSYQLVDDHVNITGITTFNFDTYNSFSLTKQLSWLILFRYRGKSQERNIKTDAYFTLTSGLRQSLLKKRATVSLNVTDIFNTFKNRYLQQSLALRQVWENRYETTTVRLNFTYNFGGQINKIKKSDSAADERRRSDTKEN; this is encoded by the coding sequence ATGAAAAAATTTGCGGGTTATACCAGCTTCTTAGTGCTGCTATTGTTTTTCGACTTTTTACCAAGATTTTCGATTGCCCAGGAAATGGTTGATACCCATGTTTCCGGTGTGATCCTGGACGAAAAACAACAGCCGCTTCCATTTGCGGCGATCATTTTGAAAGCTTTACATGATTCCACAGTTATCAAAACGGCACTGAGTGAAATTGACGGAAAGTTTACACTCCTTAATGTTCCAACGGGCGTTTTTATGCTTGAAATAACAATGCTAGGCTACGAAACATACAGAAAGGAAATCGAATCTGTTGCCGTTGCCAGAGCTAATGAGCTGGGGGATATCCAACTGAAACCCGCGACTAAAAATCTGTCAGCTGTTATTATTACAGGACAAAAGCCATTTATCGAGCAGCGAGCCGACAAAATTGTAATTAACCTGAACGATCAGCTTGCCGGTGGTTCTTCTCTGATGGAAGTAATGGACCGGCTGCCGGGCATACAGGTTAACCCCGACAATATGGTCTATTTGAACGGTCGAAACGTACGTATATACATTGACGGTAAACCAACTCCACTCTCCGCCGATGCGCTGGCAGGCTTACTTCGGGGTATGTCGGCCACATCCATTGAGAGGGTAGAGCTGATTGCTCGTCCGTCCTCCAAATACGACGCTTCTGCGAGTGGCGGCATCATCAATATTGTCAGGAAAAGAGGCAGTAGGGAAGGGCTCAGAGGCAATGCCTACGGTGGTGGGGGATTTGGGCGATATGCCAAATACAGCGGCGGATTTAATCTTAATTTTAAAACAGGCAAGTACAATCTGCTACTGAATACGGACTACAATTTCAATAAATATTTTGTCGATAATTACATTTTGGCAACCCCGGCCGGAGAGCCTGGCATAATTTCCGGTGGCACCGAATCACTGATCAAAAGTGTCCGGCAAATGAACAATATTACACCCAGTATTGGCCTGGACCTTTATTTAACAAAGAAAACCACACTGTCATTCGCAGTTACGAATGCACTGCAATTGTTTAAAAAGAATGCTTTTTCTGAGATGATGAACCTTGATGAAAAAAGCTTGGCCAGCAATTTTGATAACCGTGTCAAAACAAAAATGAACAACTTTTCCTCCGGCCTGCATTTGCTCCATCAAATGGATACTCTGGGCAAAGAACTAACCGTCGATCTGGATTATTACCGGAATGTCAACTATTCCGACCAGCATAACACTGAGCGGGTATTTAGTCAGGGTCGTGATGAGCTGAGACGCACTTTCTTCGATCAGAATAATGCATTTGACGTTTATTCGGCCAAAGCCGACTTGACCATTCCGCTCAAACACAAAGCGCAGATGGAATCCGGGTTCAAGTCTAGCTACGTGGAGACATATAACCGAAACGTGCTCTATGACATTAATGGAAGCAAATTGATACCCAATGACTCGCAAAGTGACCTTTACCGCTATTCGGAAAGCATTCATGCATTATATACTACATTTCATCAGGAGCTGAAAAAATTATCCTACCAGCTCGGTTTACGGGTGGAAGGTACCTGGAACAGCGGTCGCCAATTGCAGTCAAGCCAGCGGTTCAGCCAGAATTATATTCAACTATTTCCTACGGTATTTTTTGATTATAAAGTCACTGAAAAGCATAGCTTTATTGTCAGTTTTGACAAAAAGACAAACCGGCCGACCTACGAGAATATGAACCCGCTGCTCCGGATTGTCAATGCAAACAATTTTGTACAAGGAAATCCTAACCTGCGACCTGTTTCATCCTATAACGGTTCGGCTACGCTGGCCTACCGCAACGCACTTTTTGTAACTGCCAACTTCGGGATCGATTTTCGCGACTTTACCTATTTTGCTTTTCAGAACGAGCGCGGAGACAGCACGGTGACCAGACCGGTCAATAATCGCTACACACAAACTGTGAGCCTGATTACAGCTTATAATCGTCAGATCAAGCCTTGGTGGTACACAAGCACGAATATCAATTTGCGAAAGTTATCCTATCAATTGGTGGATGATCATGTAAATATAACGGGCATTACAACCTTCAATTTTGACACTTACAACAGCTTTTCACTTACTAAACAGTTATCCTGGCTGATTCTCTTTCGCTACCGTGGAAAATCACAGGAACGTAACATTAAAACCGACGCTTATTTTACATTAACATCCGGCTTACGGCAATCCTTGTTAAAAAAACGGGCAACCGTCTCGCTGAACGTGACAGACATCTTCAATACTTTTAAAAACAGGTATTTACAACAATCGCTGGCACTCCGGCAGGTTTGGGAAAACAGGTACGAAACGACGACCGTACGATTAAACTTCACCTATAACTTCGGCGGGCAAATCAACAAAATCAAAAAGAGCGACTCCGCTGCGGATGAAAGACGTAGAAGTGATACCAAGGAGAACTGA
- a CDS encoding M56 family metallopeptidase, producing MTVYFILVHICLIAGFGFYKVFLEKQTYFTLNRISLIGLAVLSFCIPAIPVNAHLSASIPLDLVIHGETLSQVAPQMWNVHITDWLKWIYFTGVFFKVGWLIIRLLYIRNKIKKPAHNAAFSFFKYKVIDRNAANSEMIDYHEDVHIRQWHSLDILFFEIVAIVAWFNPVVYFYQRSIKRTHEFLADRETARHFGNYYQYASLILNRSSQSSPEMTNAFTDKHLLKQRIAMLGRNNASKANLAKYVLLIPVLLCLTSFSALYKNPAATAEMGRKGSVAPAFPGGLDAFLGYLSKEVSQSDIFKVHHDQGKVLVSFVVDADGNVVSPQVMDSPNAKLNSEAVRIIRNSPRWSPGLQDGRVVRVRHEIKLGYQLSSTN from the coding sequence ATGACAGTTTACTTCATCTTAGTCCATATTTGTCTTATCGCGGGCTTCGGATTTTACAAAGTTTTTCTGGAAAAACAGACATATTTCACGCTTAACAGAATTTCTTTGATTGGGCTTGCGGTACTTTCGTTCTGCATTCCGGCGATTCCCGTCAACGCGCATTTATCTGCCTCTATTCCCCTGGATCTGGTGATTCATGGTGAGACGCTATCGCAAGTTGCTCCGCAAATGTGGAATGTTCACATCACTGATTGGTTGAAATGGATCTATTTTACGGGCGTTTTTTTTAAAGTCGGCTGGCTAATAATCAGATTGCTGTATATCAGAAACAAAATCAAGAAACCTGCGCATAATGCTGCATTCTCATTTTTTAAATACAAAGTAATTGATCGCAACGCAGCGAATTCTGAGATGATCGATTACCACGAAGATGTGCATATCAGGCAGTGGCACAGCCTGGATATTTTGTTTTTTGAAATAGTGGCCATCGTCGCCTGGTTTAATCCGGTTGTTTATTTCTACCAGCGAAGCATCAAAAGGACGCACGAGTTTCTAGCAGATCGCGAAACAGCAAGGCATTTCGGCAATTACTACCAATATGCATCGCTGATCCTGAACAGGTCGTCGCAATCCTCACCTGAGATGACCAATGCTTTTACTGATAAACATTTACTTAAACAACGGATCGCAATGCTGGGAAGGAACAACGCTTCCAAGGCAAATCTTGCGAAATATGTCTTGCTAATCCCTGTTCTGCTTTGTCTTACGTCATTTTCTGCTTTGTACAAAAATCCTGCTGCAACTGCCGAAATGGGCCGAAAAGGCTCTGTTGCTCCGGCCTTCCCCGGCGGCCTGGATGCTTTTCTGGGTTATCTGAGTAAGGAGGTAAGCCAATCGGACATATTCAAAGTGCACCACGATCAGGGAAAGGTGTTAGTAAGCTTCGTTGTCGATGCCGATGGCAATGTAGTATCGCCCCAGGTAATGGACAGCCCGAACGCAAAGTTAAACAGCGAGGCTGTCAGGATCATCCGCAACTCACCCAGATGGTCGCCCGGCCTACAAGACGGCCGAGTGGTGCGTGTGAGGCATGAAATAAAACTTGGCTACCAATTGTCGTCAACTAATTGA
- a CDS encoding BlaI/MecI/CopY family transcriptional regulator: protein MEAKDLTKAEEQLMQALWKMQRAFIREIIDQMPEPKPVHSSVSTIMRVLETKGLVGYDAFGKSHRYYPLISREEYKRFQLMKLMGNYFDNSAQKLFSFFIDEQKIPEEDVKEINKMLLTLKDQQSGK, encoded by the coding sequence ATGGAAGCAAAGGACCTTACCAAAGCAGAAGAGCAACTGATGCAGGCGTTATGGAAGATGCAACGAGCTTTCATCAGGGAGATTATTGATCAAATGCCGGAACCTAAGCCTGTACATAGCTCCGTATCAACGATTATGCGTGTCCTGGAAACGAAGGGGCTTGTAGGTTATGATGCATTTGGTAAAAGTCACCGTTATTATCCTTTGATCTCGAGGGAAGAATATAAGCGGTTTCAGCTGATGAAATTAATGGGCAACTATTTTGATAACTCGGCACAAAAACTGTTTTCCTTTTTTATTGATGAGCAAAAAATCCCGGAAGAAGATGTCAAGGAAATAAACAAAATGCTTCTCACATTGAAAGATCAACAATCCGGAAAATGA
- a CDS encoding RNA polymerase sigma factor: protein MSFEKDFIRTIQDHTGIINGICKTYFPKSDDFKDARQDVILQLWRSFPTFRGESKISTWIYRVALNTILAKRKKDHNLDANEPLSQLHLDHITSGADGTADFIQEFSWLVSTLEDCDRAIFILLVEGYSNKEIAVILDLTATNISTRLNRVKHKLKDRYLNEQQ, encoded by the coding sequence ATGTCCTTTGAGAAAGATTTTATCAGAACCATCCAGGATCATACCGGTATTATTAACGGTATCTGCAAGACATATTTTCCAAAATCTGATGATTTTAAAGATGCCAGGCAAGATGTCATTTTACAGCTGTGGCGTTCCTTTCCAACGTTTCGAGGAGAGTCAAAGATCAGTACCTGGATTTACAGGGTGGCTCTTAATACCATTTTAGCCAAAAGGAAAAAGGATCACAACCTGGATGCAAATGAACCATTATCACAACTGCATCTTGATCATATTACTTCCGGCGCCGATGGAACGGCAGATTTTATCCAGGAATTTTCCTGGTTGGTAAGTACCCTCGAGGATTGTGACAGGGCTATTTTTATTCTTTTGGTTGAAGGATATTCAAACAAGGAAATTGCTGTCATACTTGATCTAACTGCAACTAATATAAGCACAAGGCTGAACCGAGTAAAACACAAACTTAAAGACCGTTATCTCAATGAACAACAGTAG
- the lgt gene encoding prolipoprotein diacylglyceryl transferase — protein MLGYIIWDTEPEVFSWSSVPRWYGVFWVIGIFLSIAVAGYIFKIEKRQPKEVDELTLYLIIGTLVGARLGHILFYDPLHYWQHPIEILLVSLTPSFHFTGLAGLASHGGGIGLITSAFVFARRKKMDFLWLLDRIAILVPLCGAFIRLGNLTNSEMIGIPTNMPWAFVFTNIDNVPRHPAQLYEAIYCCLIFGLIFYLWHRKRHQWSDGVLFGMMISILFSLRFIDEFFKENQEAFENNMMINMGQILSIPFILLGLLIITIRINKRIYK, from the coding sequence ATGTTAGGTTACATAATCTGGGATACTGAGCCGGAAGTATTCTCTTGGTCAAGTGTGCCGCGTTGGTATGGTGTTTTTTGGGTAATTGGCATCTTCCTGAGCATTGCTGTTGCAGGTTATATCTTTAAAATAGAGAAGCGTCAACCCAAAGAAGTCGATGAACTTACCCTGTATTTAATTATTGGCACCTTGGTTGGCGCACGGTTAGGACACATTTTATTTTATGACCCCCTGCATTACTGGCAGCATCCAATCGAGATTTTGCTTGTCTCCTTAACTCCTTCATTCCATTTTACCGGTCTTGCAGGGCTGGCTAGCCATGGAGGCGGGATTGGCCTGATCACTTCGGCTTTCGTTTTCGCCAGGCGAAAAAAAATGGATTTCCTTTGGCTCCTGGACCGGATTGCTATTTTAGTCCCATTATGCGGGGCATTCATACGATTGGGAAATCTAACGAATTCGGAAATGATCGGAATTCCAACTAATATGCCTTGGGCATTTGTCTTCACCAATATTGATAATGTTCCAAGACACCCTGCTCAGTTGTACGAAGCGATTTATTGTTGTTTGATATTCGGCCTTATCTTTTATTTATGGCACCGCAAACGGCATCAATGGAGCGACGGGGTTCTGTTTGGCATGATGATATCAATCCTTTTCTCCCTACGATTTATAGATGAGTTCTTTAAAGAGAATCAGGAAGCTTTTGAAAATAACATGATGATCAATATGGGTCAAATACTTAGCATTCCATTCATTCTACTTGGATTGCTCATTATCACTATTCGCATCAACAAGCGTATTTATAAGTGA
- a CDS encoding DUF3575 domain-containing protein: MKYFTFSLLILLTLSTGVFAQKQTIAPNIDVHVMPIALAFPDPSLRIGTEYMTAGRWSYGVSLGGGLNVLGLHRAPWNSLKTRKYNMMEIRPEVKFYWLRREYMGWYLAAEGVFSRVHRALGKDYHYLSDSTQLSFDGSKFRKNKAGFVVKMGAKFIVPKKLTTDLYTGLGLAKTNVRYTSIENPQEVSYDPFFEGENFFPGKEWTPLVSFGVKFGLLVWQKQN, encoded by the coding sequence ATGAAATACTTTACATTCTCCTTGCTCATCCTGCTGACGCTCAGTACCGGTGTATTCGCACAGAAGCAAACTATCGCGCCCAATATTGATGTGCACGTAATGCCCATCGCGCTTGCCTTTCCGGATCCTTCTCTGCGGATTGGTACCGAATATATGACGGCCGGGCGATGGAGCTACGGAGTATCTCTTGGCGGGGGCTTAAATGTGCTTGGCCTGCACCGTGCTCCTTGGAACTCGCTTAAAACGCGTAAATACAATATGATGGAAATCCGGCCAGAGGTGAAGTTTTACTGGCTGCGTCGCGAATATATGGGCTGGTATTTGGCCGCCGAAGGTGTCTTTTCACGTGTGCACAGGGCGCTCGGGAAAGATTATCATTACTTGTCAGATTCAACCCAACTGAGTTTCGACGGTTCAAAGTTTCGCAAAAACAAAGCTGGATTTGTAGTAAAGATGGGAGCAAAATTTATCGTTCCGAAAAAATTAACAACTGACCTGTATACCGGACTTGGCCTTGCAAAAACGAATGTGCGTTACACCAGCATCGAAAACCCGCAGGAGGTGAGTTATGATCCGTTCTTTGAGGGTGAAAACTTTTTCCCGGGCAAAGAATGGACCCCGTTGGTTTCGTTCGGAGTGAAGTTTGGTCTACTGGTTTGGCAGAAACAGAACTAA
- a CDS encoding WD40/YVTN/BNR-like repeat-containing protein, producing the protein MKIHNLALLLLFPFLFGFDRAFEFPQSSSPPNSKQMQKRDKAGAANVIFKSVDGGQTWQDISEGLPENLVEDGIPRDGFLANDNGIYVRAGNGMYYSKPNSTAPFWEKETAPDNLGSIVLGKTGMLAFNYAGRFLQKVNETGSWVPIYEDFPGKSVRTIFETEDNVFIGCDWGLYKYVDSGKSWERVYEGGWVLSLVESDGVLLATSQQGIIRSTDKGENWVNVISEGGVGIAIQRIKGGFAAITCNTETETRRVRTSYDGGKTWQPIDADLPESLYISSITEVDEYMFCGHPAGIYRSSDKGKTWELLRPAIQDKVFNLSVSGNVIYAIPRGGGC; encoded by the coding sequence ATGAAAATTCATAACCTTGCTTTATTGCTCCTTTTTCCATTCTTATTTGGCTTTGATCGGGCTTTCGAATTTCCACAGTCATCCTCACCTCCGAATAGTAAACAAATGCAAAAAAGGGATAAGGCAGGAGCTGCAAACGTCATTTTTAAATCTGTTGATGGCGGACAGACCTGGCAGGACATTAGCGAAGGATTGCCGGAAAATTTGGTGGAAGATGGTATTCCTAGAGATGGTTTCCTTGCAAATGACAATGGAATCTATGTGCGTGCTGGAAATGGGATGTATTACAGCAAACCGAATTCCACTGCTCCTTTTTGGGAAAAAGAGACTGCTCCTGACAACCTTGGCAGCATTGTACTTGGCAAGACTGGAATGCTTGCATTCAACTACGCAGGTCGGTTTTTACAAAAAGTAAACGAAACGGGTTCATGGGTGCCGATATATGAAGATTTTCCTGGGAAAAGCGTGCGCACCATTTTTGAAACTGAAGACAACGTTTTTATTGGTTGCGATTGGGGGCTTTATAAATATGTTGACAGTGGAAAAAGCTGGGAGCGGGTTTACGAGGGAGGCTGGGTACTGAGTTTGGTAGAGTCAGATGGCGTGCTGCTAGCTACCAGCCAGCAAGGCATCATTCGGTCGACAGATAAAGGTGAAAACTGGGTCAATGTGATTAGTGAGGGTGGAGTGGGCATTGCTATACAACGCATTAAAGGTGGATTTGCTGCTATCACATGCAATACAGAAACGGAGACAAGAAGAGTACGGACATCATATGATGGTGGTAAAACCTGGCAGCCTATTGATGCTGATCTTCCAGAAAGCCTCTACATTTCCTCAATTACTGAGGTTGATGAATATATGTTCTGTGGCCACCCTGCAGGTATTTACAGATCTTCAGACAAGGGAAAAACATGGGAACTGTTACGTCCTGCTATACAAGATAAAGTCTTCAATTTATCTGTTTCAGGCAATGTGATTTATGCCATACCCAGAGGTGGAGGGTGTTGA